Proteins found in one Larimichthys crocea isolate SSNF chromosome I, L_crocea_2.0, whole genome shotgun sequence genomic segment:
- the med19a gene encoding mediator of RNA polymerase II transcription subunit 19-A translates to MTEMFSTMFGQNEAQGPPGSSSLGFGPGKPPPPLPQNQVSMAGQMPPQLGDEGPALRKPGAMNEPFYLLRELPVGNELTGNTNLITHYNLEHAYNKFCGKKVKEKLSNFLPELPGMIDCPGTQDGSSLRSLIDKPPVCGNSFSPLTGALLTGFRLHTGPLPEQYRLMHIQPPKKKSKHKHKHHRPQDPLPQETPSDSDPKKKKKKRDDDPDRKKKKKDKKKKKNRHSPDHPGLAGSQPNSNSLR, encoded by the exons ATGACGGAAATGTTTTCAACTATGTTCGGGCAAAACGAAGCTCAGGGACCGCCCGGCTCGTCGTCTCTGGGTTTCGGACCGGGCAAACCTCCGCCGCCGCTGCCGCAGAATCAAGTCTCCATGGCGGGGCAGATGCCACCGCAGCTCGGGGATGAAGGGCCTGCTCTGCGGAAGCCCGGAGCCATGAATGAACCTTTCTACTTACTGCGGGAGCTTCCTG TGGGAAATGAATTAACGGGCAACACCAACCTCATCACGCACTACAACCTGGAGCACGCATACAACAAGTTCTGCGGGAAGAAGGTGAAGGAGAAGCTCAGCAACTTCCTGCCAGAGCTACCAG gtaTGATCGACTGTCCGGGCACTCAGGACGGCAGCTCGTTGCGCTCTCTGATTGATAAGCCTCCAGTGTGCGGGAACTCCTTCAGCCCTCTGACCGGTGCTCTGCTCACAGGCTTCAGACTACACACAGGACCG CTGCCAGAACAGTACAGACTGATGCACATACAGCCtccaaagaagaagagcaaacaTAAGCACAAGCACCATCGACCACAGGACCCATTACCACAAG AAACTCCATCAGACTCGGAtcccaagaagaaaaagaaaaagagggatgaTGATCCTGACcgcaagaaaaagaagaaagacaagaaaaagaagaag aaCCGCCACAGTCCTGACCACCCTGGCCTCGCTGGATCACAACCTAACAGCAACAGCCTGAGATAG
- the pmf1 gene encoding polyamine-modulated factor 1, with protein MEQSKVATQKESVNNTSVKDNTGEQTNIAKGDVSSKPGSVSKPSEETEARYNRLKLFDKVMQKSLEKFIDHASFNRFASTFRPLYKKNPQRMENIHKQFIEELRRTVQDDISRLIEEGRLDFKLNELDKLERAAKNNPNDAWRPSGVPEQDFCSFLMPYYQKQEAYMKLELKKIQAENAALAQKVQAGRESIAQAEHRISTAVEEWKASVTEFERLSSSLCPADVIDV; from the exons ATGGAGCAAAGCAAAGTAGCGACACAAAAGGAGTCTGTAAATAACACAAGTGTGAAAGACAACACAGGAGAACAGACTAATATAGCCAAAGGAGATGTCTCATCGAAACCTGGATCAGTCAGTAAGCCGTCCGAGGAGACTGAAGCTCGGTATAACCGGTTGAAGTTGTTCGACAAAGTGATGCAGAAGAGCCTGGAGAAGTTCATCGATCACGCCAG TTTTAACAGATTTGCCAGCACATTTCGTCCGCTGTACAAGAAGAACCCTCAGAGGATGGAGAACATTCACAAGCAGTTCATTGAGGAGTTGCGGAGGACTGTACAG GACGACATCAGCAGATTAATTGAAGAAGGCCGGTTGGATTTCAAACTGAATGAGCTGGACAAACTGGAGCGTGCTGCCAAGAACAATCCAAACGACGCATG GAGGCCGAGTGGGGTTCCCGAGCAGGACTTTTGCAGCTTTTTGATGCCATACTATCAAAAGCAGGAGGCCTACATGAAACTGGAGCTGAAAAAGATTCAAGCAGAGAACGCTGCCCTCGCACAGAAGGTTCAGGCTGGTAGAGAAAGTATTGCTCAGGCCGAACATCGTATTTCTACAGCTGTGGAAGAGTGGAAG GCATCAGTCACAGAGTTTGAAAGGCTGTCATCTTCTCTCTGCCCTGCTGATGTCATTGATGTGTGA
- the LOC104922634 gene encoding palmitoyltransferase ZDHHC5, which produces MPGFSGGGVGGGVGVPASAPPRPFRPSRYVPVSAATTFLVGSTTLFFCFTCPWLSEYFSSVIPIYIAVIFLFTLANFCMATFMDPGVFPRAEEDEDKEDDFRAPLYKTVEIKGIQVRMKWCSTCRFYRPPRCSHCSVCDNCVEDFDHHCPWVNNCIGRRNYRYFFLFLLSLTTHIMNVFGFGLVYVLHHRQQLDTPHAAVTMAVMCVAGLFFVPVAGLTGFHIVLVARGRTTNEQVTGKFRGGVNPFTNGCMRNISHVLCSSQAPRYMGRWRSPQAMEVQPPFLRPALTEAQLEAKVLDNGIQNDRHSTRSKNSLDQMESQSADAEPPPPPKPELRYPGLPRADTEESSLLTEAPPTPSMYKYRPAYNSPGRNHTALTHPNKMIRGESLDSPSPSILQSSRQPSYRSEPSSLDGATVVGGGVGPRRGGGERGEGPGGHSGTAAGMAGGMSGYSLTGRSYTSYPSSLVLSTGGSHSSSLRSAHTAHNPLATLQSEGTTDTSYKSLANQTPRNGSLSYDSLLTPSESPEFESAAHELSPQKPHALFPSATITGQPEVMSPSTRLQGYTSPFLSAQIAQQREGQLLQGSATFSSPHRAYLRAVSPPPPSSGPPEIQHLLHHNQDSSSRASRNPSSSSSSPGVRSLEPPVSPPPRGLSLGKSQSYTGEAGPPHKPRPAGGGTVLGGGGAGGGQQAPQSTSRPVLANHTTSKPGGGVKKVTGVGGTTYEISV; this is translated from the exons atgcCGGGTTTCAGCGGTGGGGGGGTTGGGGGAGGAGTAGGTGTCCCTGCTTCTGCTCCTCCCCGTCCATTTCGCCCCAGCCGATATGTCCCGGTGTCTGCAGCCACCACCTTCCTCGTCGGGTCCAccaccctcttcttctgcttcac GTGCCCGTGGTTGTCAGAGTATTTTTCCTCTGTCATTCCCATCTACATTGCCGTGATCTTCCTGTTCACCCTTGCCAACTTCTGCATGGCCACTTTCATGGACCCTGGAGTCTTTCCAAGAG cggaggaagatgaggataaAGAGGATGATTTCCGCGCTCCGCTCTATAAGACGGTGGAGATCAAAGGCATCCAGGTGCGCATGAAGTGGTGCTCGACCTGCCGCTTCTACCGGCCCCCGCGCTGCTCTCACTGCTCAGTGTGCGACAACTGTgtggag GATTTTGACCACCACTGTCCCTGGGTGAACAACTGCATTGGCCGGAGGAATTATCGctatttcttcctcttcctgctaTCACTTACCACCCACATCATGAACGTGTTTGGCTTTGGCTTGGTTTATGTCCTGCACCACCGGCAGCAGCTGGACACCCCACACGCTGCTGTTAC TATGGCTGTAATGTGTGTGGCTGGTCTGTTTTTTGTCCCGGTCGCTGGCCTGACTGGGTTCCACATAGTGTTAGTGGCCCGTGGTAGGACCACAAATGAACAG GTGACAGGGAAGTTTCGGGGAGGTGTTAACCCTTTCACCAACGGCTGCATGAGGAATATTTCCCATGTGCTCTGCAGCTCCCAGGCCCCAAG ATACATGGGCCGGTGGCGGAGTCCTCAGGCAATGGAAGTACAGCCACCATTTCTCAGACCAGCTCTCACTGAGGCCCAGCTAGAGGCCAAGGTCCTGGACAATGGCATCCAGAATGACCGACACAGCACCAGG TCCAAGAACAGTCTAGATCAGATGGAGAGCCAGTCAGCTGATGCggagcctccacctcctccaaagCCGGAGCTTCGTTACCCTGGCCTGCCCCGTGCTGACACGgaag AGAGCAGCTTGTTGACTGAAGCTCCACCTACGCCATCAATGTACAAGTACCGACCTGCCTACAACAGCCCAGGAAGGAACCACACTGCCCTCACACATCCCAACAAG ATGATCCGCGGGGAGAGTCTTgactctccatctccctccatcctccagtCCAGCCGTCAGCCCAGCTACCGCTCAGAGCCGAGCAGCCTGGACGGGGCCACAGTGGTGGGGGGAGGTGTAGGGCCGCgcagagggggaggggagaggggtgAGGGCCCCGGAGGCCATAGCGGGACTGCTGCAGGGATGGCAGGGGGCATGTCAGGTTACTCCCTCACTGGGCGCTCCTACACCTCCTACCCGTCCTCTCTGGTTCTGTCCACTGGCGGCTCCCACTCCTCCAGCCTGCGCTCAGCGCACACGGCACATAACCCGCTGGCCACGCTCCAATCGGAAGGCACCACAGACACCAGCTACAAAAGCCTGGCCAATCAGACGCCTCGGAATGGCAGCTTGTCCTACGACAGCCTGCTGACGCCATCCGAGAGCCCAGAGTTCGAGTCGGCTGCCCACGAGCTGTCGCCGCAGAAGCCCCATGCTCTGTTTCCCTCAGCGACTATAACAGGGCAGCCTGAGGTGATGTCACCCAGTACCCGGCTGCAGGGCTACACGTCGCCCTTCCTCTCGGCTCAGATTGCCCAGCAGAGGGAGGGGCAGCTGCTCCAGGGCTCTGCCACTTTCTCCTCCCCCCACAGGGCCTACCTGCGTGCAGTCAGTccgccccctccctcctctgggCCTCCTGAGATCCAGCACCTGCTCCATCATAACCAGGACTCTTCTTCCCGAGCCTCTCGTAAcccttcctcctcatcctcttccccAGGGGTTCGCTCACTAGAGCCCCCTGTCTCCCCGCCACCTCGAGGCCTGTCCCTTGGCAAGTCCCAGTCTTACACTGGGGAGGCAGGGCCTCCGCACAAACCTCGGCCAGCGGGAGGAGGCACTGTGCTGGGAGGTGGCGGAGCCGGAGGAGGGCAACAGGCTCCACA ATCCACCTCTCGCCCAGTCTTGGCCAATCACACCACATCGAAACCAGGGGGTGGGGTGAAGAAGGTGACAGGTGTCGGAGGGACCACTTACGAGATATCGGTTTGA
- the tmx2a gene encoding thioredoxin-related transmembrane protein 2-A gives MALITGLCTFLYHLPQIYKWLLKPYYVTSFFMTVAFLVVRKAPGLCEHLATQRDDGNSCDFDWREVEILMFLSAIVMMKNRRAITLEQHIGNLFLFSKVANVILFFRLDIRLGILYLSLCVAFVMTCKPPLYMGPEYIKYFSDKTIDEELQRDSRVTWIVEFYANWSSDCQSFAPVFADLSLKYNCAGLRFGKVDIGRYGEVSQTHRVSTSPLAKQLPTVALFQGGREIMRRPMVDNRGRAVSWTFNDENIIREFNLNEIFQKSKKLNKGRDLKEEEDQNDSQPEEGSDELHPGTDNPEQLTESKKDK, from the exons ATGGCTCTAATCACAGGACTCTGTACTTTCTTGTACCACTTACCTCAGATTTACAAATGGTTGCTGAAGCCGTATTATGTCACCTCGTTCTTCATGACCGTCGCCTTCCTGGTTGTCCGAAAGGCTCCGGGTCTCTGCGAGCACCTGGCGACCCAACGGGACGACGGCAACTCCTGCGACTTTGACTGG agAGAAGTGGAGATTCTCATGTTTCTGAGTGCAATAGTGATGATGAAGAACAGGAGAGCGA TCACACTGGAGCAGCACATAGGCAACTTGTTCTTGTTCAGTAAAGTGGCCAACGTCATCCTCTTCTTCAGGCTGGACATTCGACTCGGCATCCTCTACCTTTCATTGTGTGTCG CATTCGTCATGACCTGTAAGCCACCTCTCTACATGGGCCCCGAGTACATCAAGTACTTCAGTGATAAGACCATAGAT gaggagctgcagagagacagtcGTGTCACCTGGATTGTAGAATTTTACGCCAACTGGTCCTCTGACTGCCAGTCTTTCGCTCCAGTCTTTGCCGACCTTTCTCTCAA GTACAACTGTGCTGGACTCAGGTTTGGGAAAGTGGACATCGGACGCTATGGAGAGGTTTCACAGAC GCACAGGGTTAGTACTTCTCCTCTGGCTAAGCAGCTGCCTACAGTGGCGCTGTTCCAAGGAGGACGGGAAATTATGAGGCGTCCAATGGTGGACAATAGAGGGAGAGCCGTGTCTTGGACCTTCAATGAT GAGAACATCATTCGAGAGTTTAACCTCAACGAGATCTTCCAAAAATCCAAGAAGCTGAACAAAGGTCGTGAtttgaaagaagaggaggatcaAAACGACTCTCAGCCAGAGGAGGGCAGCGACGAGCTCCATCCAGGAACCGACAACCCAGAGCAGCTCACAGAGAGCAAGAAAGACAAATGA